From a single Kryptolebias marmoratus isolate JLee-2015 linkage group LG6, ASM164957v2, whole genome shotgun sequence genomic region:
- the LOC108238510 gene encoding uncharacterized protein LOC108238510 gives MATPVRLLILLGDESAERMELSRVPDTVEELIEQVKNVCKLSGDIRLQYKDDDFGGTFVNLSATSMIKDLTTIKIIQAAPDIVLSFIESVPSDLSDLDTSLSSRNTDTDDTVILSHSSDSEGLRKEPWPKEFIIPPFSLETEGQLQRGNSEYAQNQTRLTPSSKMLSDILERLAEKIFSYKAYPTDADLSDVAEALTGKHPCLRQPDSFNESYGWKLKLKSKMSNYRTQLRSHGLSSELMVNTLKSKSREDATPFPAKNVKKARRGETNYYPQPSGDSPENLEKERASLLTEIKIRNNERTIREKMARTFQFRRQEIVDQKPTIDNLMERWPALFQMEEVDAEFLRVTAVPLLTRFMVSDSPVLTCQCCSVCCLR, from the exons ATGGCGACTCCCGTCCGACTCCTCATCTTGTTGGGTGACGAAAGCGCTGAGAGGATGGAATTATCAAGGGTGCCGGACACAGTTGAGGAGCTCATTGAACAGGTCAAAAATGTATGCAAACTTTCTGGAGACATCAGGCTGCAGTACAAGGATGATGACTTTGGTGGAACATTTGTTAACTTGAGCGCAACGTCCATGATCAAAGACCTTACTACAATCAAGATCATACAAGCTGCTCCTGATATTGttctgagtttcattgaaagTGTCCCATCTGATCTGAGTGACTTAGACACAAGCCTTTCCTCACGAAACACTGATACAGATGACACGGTCATACTCAGCCACAGCTCTGACAGTGAGGGACTGAGAAAAGAGCCGTGGCCAAAGGAATTCATCATCCCGCCTTTCTCCCTCGAAACAGAAGGTCAACTTCAGCGAGGGAATTCAGAATATGCACAGAACCAAACCAGACTGACACCTTCATCAAAAATGCTGTCCGACATACTGGAAAgattggcagagaagattttttCCTACAAGGCGTACCCCACTGATGCAGACCTGAGTGATGTTGCAGAGGCTCTGACAGGGAAACATCCCTGCCTGAGACAACCAGACTCCTTCAATGAGAGTTATGGATGGAAACTGAAGCTCAAGAGCAAGATGAGCAACTACCGCACTCAGCTGAGGTCACATGGACTTTCGTCTGAGCTCATGGTGAACACACTGAAATCCAAATCACGAGAAGATGCTACTCCCTTCCCAGCAAAGAATGTGAAAAAGGCGAGAAGAGGTGAGACCAATTACTATCCTCAACCCAGCGGAGACAGTCCAGAAAACCTTGAGAAAGAAAGAGCATCTCTTCtgactgaaataaagataagaaaCAATGAGAGAACCATACGGGAGAAGATGGCCAGGACTTTTCAGTTCAGGAGGCAAGAGATTGTGGATCAGAAGCCAACCATCGATAACCTCATGGAAAGATGGCCAGCTTTATTTCAGATGGAAGAG GTTGATGCAGAGTTTCTGCGGGTTACTGCAGTTCCCCTCCTGACCAGATTTATG
- the LOC108238488 gene encoding histamine N-methyltransferase-like, with the protein MAAEAKHTCYEGCSVSSFQFYLEKSGEHAAILKCVHSLLPEEFKRIGAGKSSLDVLGIGSGGGEMDMQMLSLLQSTFPAVPITADVVEGSSALVNNFKAKTADLPKISFSWHVMHSEEYEKQVKAKGDIKKFDFIHMIQMIYYVDNMAETIKFCHSLLKNNGRLMIIVEAANSGWDILWKTYKKDLCVDSIKEYRSSGEVIACLKSLGLKYEEHPVPNSYDATECFDPNSTTGGRLLSFMTGTDNFYESFTPEIRAGMLDLIRNKCSTEKDGRVFWNSHLSCILVYA; encoded by the exons atggctgcagagGCAAAGCACACTTGTTATGAAGGCTGCTCGGTGAGCAGCTTCCAGTTCTACCTGGAGAAGTCAGGAGAGCATGCAGCCATCCTCAAGTGTGTCCACAGCCTCCTGCCTGAGGAATTTAAAAG GATTGGAGCAGGAAAATCCAGCCTTGATGTTCTTGGCATTGGAAGTGGTGGAG GTGAGATGGACATGCAGATGCTCTCCCTGCTGCAGTCGACCTTCCCTGCTGTTCCCATCACAGCCGACGTCGTGGAGGGCAGCTCGGCTCTCGTAAACAACTTCAAAG cAAAGACTGCCGACCTTCCGAAGATCTCCTTCTCTTGGCACGTCATGCACAGTGAGGAGTATGAGAAGCAAGTGAAAGCGAAAGGAGACATAAAGAAATTTGACTTCATCCACATGATTCAG ATGATCTACTACGTGGACAACATGGCTGAAACAATCAAGTTTTGCCATAGCCTTCTGAAAAACAACGGAAGGCTCATGATCATTGTTGAAGCAG CCAACAGTGGCTGGGACATCCTGTGGAAGACTTACAAGAAGGATTTGTGCGTGGACAGCATCAAGGAATACCGCTCATCCGGAGAGGTCATTGCCTGCCTGAAGAGCCTGGGTCTTAAATACGAGGAACATCCAGTTCCCAACAGTTACGACGCCACAGAGTGCTTTGATCCAAACAGCACCACTGGGGGTCGTCTGCTGAGCTTCATGACAGGAACGGACAACTTCTATGAGTCTTTCACCCCTGAGATCAGAGCAGGCATGTTAGACCTCATCAGGAACAAGTGCAGCACTGAGAAAGATGGCAGGGTTTTCTGGAACAGTCATCTAAGCTGCATTCTTGTTTATGCTTGA
- the LOC108238570 gene encoding histamine N-methyltransferase codes for MASPLTSLVNDDRKYQTSFQLFLERSSEHQCMRDFIHNKLPDMLSSIGDGKSHLNVIGVGSGAGEIDLEMLSELHKRHPEVTVDNEVVEPSSQQLHNYKVLVSQKPELNYIKFTWNKMTASEFEEHWKQTKMTKKADFIHMIQMLYYVKDPGATISFFQSLLNKNGKLIIILVSEKSGWGKLWRKYRNQLCNTEISQCVTAGDIKSFLDSKGVSYQSFDLPSQMDITECFIEGDEKGELLLDFLTEVLDFSKTASQELKAGVLELLRHPDCSVGSEGRVIFNNNLGVIVIDKTT; via the exons ATGGCATCTCCACTGACAAGTCTGGTTAATGATGACAGAAAATATCAGACATCCTTCCAGCTTTTCCTGGAGCGCTCCTCTGAACACCAGTGTATGAGAGACTTCATCCACAACAAACTGCCAGACATGCTGTCCAG CATTGGAGATGGAAAGTCCCATCTAAATGTAATTGGAGTGGGAAGCGGAGCTG GAGAGATTGACTTAGAGATGCTCTCTGAGCTCCATAAAAGGCACCCAGAGGTGACGGTGGATAATGAGGTGGTGGAGCCGAGCAGCCAGCAGCTACATAACTACAAAG TTTTAGTGTCTCAGAAACCAGAGCTAAACTACATCAAGTTTACTTGGAACAAGATGACTGCCTCAGAGTTTGAGGAGCACTGGAAGCAGACAAAGATGACAAAGAAGGCAGATTTCATTCACATGATACAG ATGCTGTACTACGTGAAGGATCCCGGCGCTACCATCAGCTTCTTCCAGAGTCTCCTCAATAAGAACGGGAAGCTGATTATTATTCTGGTGTCTG AGAAGAGCGGCTGGGGGAAGCTGTGGCGGAAATACAGGAACCAGCTCTGCAACACAGAAATAAGTCAATGTGTAACTGCAGGAGACATCAAAAGCTTCCTGGACTCCAAGGGAGTGAGCTACCAGAGCTTTGACCTGCCATCTCAAATGGATATCACTGAGTGTTTCATTGAAGGTGATGAGAAGGGAGAGCTGCTTCTTGATTTTCTCACAGAGGTGCTGGACTTTAGTAAAACTGCCTCTCAGGAGCTGAAAGCTGGCGTGCTGGAGCTGCTCCGGCACCCAGACTGCAGTGTGGGGTCTGAGGGCAGAGTTATCTTTAACAACAACCTTGGAGTCATCGTTATTGacaaaacaacctaa